A single region of the Triticum dicoccoides isolate Atlit2015 ecotype Zavitan chromosome 2B, WEW_v2.0, whole genome shotgun sequence genome encodes:
- the LOC119367417 gene encoding tau-cadinol synthase-like, which translates to MASHDATATVTVPEMAPVFHPTVWGDFFINYNSEPLQMSEERMTERSNQLKEKIIGLFSCGAIVEQLNLVDTLQHLSVDHHFHEQIDSTLRSTHAGEFNSSSLHHVALRFRILRQQGFWVSPDVFSKFKDEDGAFHANITNDPRGLLSLYNAAYLFIHGETELEESISFARQHLESMEGKLEYPLAEQVRRALHLPLPRTLKRVEALHYMSEYKEETMHNSSILEFAKLDFNLLQRLHLKELKALSRWWKNLYREVGLNYSRDRVVECYFWAYTAYYEKEYTRARMILAKIIAIIIMTDDTYDVRATLVECRQLNEAIQRWEESATSFLPEYLQKFFLKLMSTFKEFEDELKPDEKYRVAFSTKAFQILSSNYLQEAEWFHQNHKPRFNDQVKVSSVCSGGPWVCVGLLVGMGDTATKEALEWALGCTDAVRACAEVTRFMNDLASFKRGKNKNDVASSVECYISEHGVASEVAIAKIGSLIEDAWKTTNQAGFELPELLLPAVQRVANITISMPFMYDDKTDAFTFSSRLEGTIKRLFVNPVEL; encoded by the exons ATGGCGTCTCATGATGCTACCGCCACCGTCACCGTTCCAGAGATGGCGCCTGTGTTTCATCCCACGGTGTGGGGTGACTTCTTCATCAACTACAATTCAGAACCGTTACAG ATGTCAGAGGAAAGGATGACAGAGAGGTCCAATCAACTGAAGGAGAAAATAATCGGGTTATTTTCGTGCGGTGCCATAGTTGAGCAACTGAACCTTGTAGACACACTCCAACACCTAAGCGTAGATCATCATTTTCATGAACAAATTGACTCCACATTAAGAAGCACTCATGCTGGTGAATTCAATAGCTCCAGCCTTCATCATGTCGCCCTTCGGTTCCGCATACTGAGGCAGCAAGGCTTCTGGGTGTCTCCAG ATGTATTCAGCAAGTTCAAAGATGAAGATGGGGCCTTCCATGCTAACATAACTAACGACCCAAGGGGGCTATTAAGTTTGTACAATGCAGCATACCTTTTTATCCATGGGGAGACAGAGCTTGAAGAAAGCATCTCATTTGCGAGGCAACACCTTGAATCGATGGAAGGTAAGCTTGAGTACCCATTGGCAGAGCAAGTCAGGCGCGCCCTTCACTTACCACTGCCAAGGACCTTGAAGAGAGTAGAAGCACTGCATTATATGTCAGAGTACAAAGAAGAGACGATGCACAACTCCTCCATCCTGGAGTTCGCCAAACTGGATTTCAACCTTCTGCAACGTCTCCACTTGAAAGAGCTCAAGGCTCTCTCTAG ATGGTGGAAAAATCTTTATAGAGAAGTGGGGCTTAACTACTCACGGGATCGTGTGGTTGAGTGCTACTTCTGGGCGTATACGGCATACTATGAGAAAGAGTATACACGTGCAAGGATGATTCTTGCCAAGATAATCGCAATAATAATAATGACAGACGACACTTACGATGTCCGTGCTACTTTGGTGGAGTGTAGACAGCTCAATGAAGCTATACAAAG ATGGGAGGAGAGTGCTACTTCTTTTCTACCAGAGTACTTACAGAAATTCTTCCTCAAGCTGATGAGCACCTTCAAGGAGTTTGAGGATGAATTGAAACCAGATGAGAAGTACAGGGTCGCTTTTAGCACAAAAGCG TTTCAAATATTATCAAGCAACTATCTCCAAGAAGCCGAATGGTTTCATCAGAATCACAAGCCAAGATTCAATGATCAAGTGAAGGTATCTAGTGTGTGCTCAGGCGGGCCATGGGTATGTGTTGGGCTGCTAGTTGGTATGGGTGATACCGCAACCAAGGAGGCACTGGAATGGGCCCTCGGTTGCACCGATGCTGTCAGGGCTTGTGCAGAGGTGACGCGCTTCATGAATGATCTAGCTTCATTTAAG CGTGGGAAGAACAAAAATGATGTGGCCAGCTCCGTGGAATGTTACATCAGTGAGCACGGCGTGGCGAGTGAGGTCGCCATTGCCAAGATAGGTTCTCTGATCGAAGACGCATGGAAGACTACGAACCAAGCAGGCTTTGAGCTCCCTGAGCTGCTGCTTCCGGCGGTGCAGCGAGTCGCAAATATAACGATCAGCATGCCCTTCATGTATGATGACAAGACAGATGCTTTTACATTCAGCAGCCGTCTTGAGGGGACGATTAAGCGACTGTTTGTCAATCCTGTTGAGCTCTAG